GGGGTCCTGCTGCACACCATCCCGGAAGGGTCGCTGGTGGGATTCGTTGACCTGGAGACGACCGCTCCGGGTTTCATCCTCACCGCCACCAATGCCACCGGAACCGTCCAGGCGGCTGCGGCCCCGCAGGCGGAGACCGCCCACTCCGCTGTCGTCCGTGGATCGAATCCGCTGGCGTGGTACCGGTTCAACGAGGCCGCCGGTTCGAGGCACCTGGTGGACTCCGCGGAGAACGCCATCCCCAACAACGGAACCGTGCGGGGTGAAACCATCGCGGGCGGGACCGGGATCATCGACGGATCGGGTGTGTTCGCGGGAAGCACCACGGTGCTGAACCGCCAGATCCTCAACCCCGGGCTGGTGGACGCGGAGGTGCCGAAGGGATTCTCTGTCGAACTCATCGTGAAGCATTACTCCGCCGCGACGATCGACAACGTGATCATCTCGCAGCAGGACATCAACGGGACCGGGCGCCAGATCATTTCGGTGAGGCCGGACGGCACGCTTTTCTCCGTGCTGGGCGGAACCGGGCATGACTCCGCCGCGAAGCTGGTGCCGGACTCCTGGAACCATGTGGTGTTCGTCGTTGATCCGGACCGCGGGCAGTTCCGCTGGTATCTGAACGGAAAGCTGGCGGACACCATCACCCCGTCCGGCGGCATCACGCTGGAAGGCACGGAGGGTGGATGGGTCATCGGCTCCGCGAAAAACCTGACCGGCAATCTTTTCAAGGGAGCCATCGATGAGGTGGCGGTCTTCCGTGATCTGCTGGATGATCCGGACCGGGATGGCGATCCCGCGGACTCCCGCATCTCCTCCCACCACCAGGCGTGGTACCAGCTCACGAAAGGCATCCTCTTCTTCAAAGGTACGGCTTCCACCGTAGTCACGGGCACGCCGCTGGACCTGCTGGCCCTGGTCGGTGCGGACGTGACTTCCGTCACCATCGACAACGGCATCGGCACCGTCCCCATCGATGCGGACCGCAACGCGAACGTCCTGGCCGTCCTGCCCACCGCATCCGCCACCTACACGCTCACCGCGACGGGGACGGGAGGGGTCACCTACACCGCTTCTTTCGATCTCACCTACAACCAGCTCACGGCACCCGTGATCCTCGGCTTCGAAGCGACATCGCTGCCGTCCCCGGATGGGGTGGAGCCTGACAAGGTCCGGCTGCACTGGGCGGCGACCGCGGGGGACTTTCCGACGGCGGTCGAAGGGCGGCTCACCTATGGAGCCGAGGGGCTGCTGGAGTTCACCGACCTGCGCGGCTTCCGCGACATCCCGGCGGCGGAGGCGACCGATCTCAAACTCCGGTTCACCAACGTGATCGGCTCGGACGAACTCGAAGCCGCTCCACCCGCGCCGGACACCGCCCACTCCGCGGTGATCCGCGCCGCGAATCCCGTGGCCTGGTATCGCTTCAATGAAAGTGTTTCCTCCGGCCTGGTCGTGGACTCCGCCGGAAGGGGCGCCCCCCACGATGGTGTTCTCCGCAACCACATCGCGGTGAATCTGGGAGCCAGAGGGTTCCTTGATGGCGCAGGCACGTTCAGCGCCGCCGGCGCGATCCTCACGGACCGGATCATCGATCCAAATGATGAGGCTCTCGTCGGGTTCACCGTCGAGGCGATCATCGAGACGAACCCTGGCAACGGCACCGCCAACCGGGTGCTCGTCTCCCAGCAGGACACGCCTCCCTACACCGGCCGCCAGATCCTTTCGGTGGATGATACCGGCACCGTCCGCTCCAATGTTGGTGGCGGGACGACGATTTCCTCCACTGGAAAGGTTCCCGCTCGTGCATGGAGCCATCTCGTGGGCGTGGTGGATCTCGATGTGAACCTCGTGAGCTGGTACATCGACGGCCAGCCTGCCGGAACCGGCAAACCGGAGAAGTTCTTCGAACCTTCGCAGGGTGCCTGGGTCATCGGCTCGGCAAAGGGTCTCGACGGCAGCTTCTGGCGGGGGAAGATCGACGATCTCATCATCTATGACCGGATCCTGGATGAGAGCGAA
This genomic stretch from Akkermansiaceae bacterium harbors:
- a CDS encoding LamG domain-containing protein; protein product: MKKHRFVYLAATFAMGWSVPASAEILVGLEAGTALYDSQQKDIVSDGNVQPPDNPSGVPVIDNAGEHPHSSGFTFNVSFTPAASDLTGTKTLIEIGGNSSGSGLYLIGGVPTLLSKQGAQATTHPESLNDATLPSIALQSAIGVLEAGVSYSFSASWNHAGTLELRVKQDGQVDDIFDPFVITGLPGNWSGNDTLSVKTLNTGNAGGLARDTTNAIDPRFNTNAAQVTSFAGVVHRAVFWNASDVTPAVLSEPEIKGFTITRLPSAGKLRFHWNISEGGLPNPTTAEIREGETPGGVLLHTIPEGSLVGFVDLETTAPGFILTATNATGTVQAAAAPQAETAHSAVVRGSNPLAWYRFNEAAGSRHLVDSAENAIPNNGTVRGETIAGGTGIIDGSGVFAGSTTVLNRQILNPGLVDAEVPKGFSVELIVKHYSAATIDNVIISQQDINGTGRQIISVRPDGTLFSVLGGTGHDSAAKLVPDSWNHVVFVVDPDRGQFRWYLNGKLADTITPSGGITLEGTEGGWVIGSAKNLTGNLFKGAIDEVAVFRDLLDDPDRDGDPADSRISSHHQAWYQLTKGILFFKGTASTVVTGTPLDLLALVGADVTSVTIDNGIGTVPIDADRNANVLAVLPTASATYTLTATGTGGVTYTASFDLTYNQLTAPVILGFEATSLPSPDGVEPDKVRLHWAATAGDFPTAVEGRLTYGAEGLLEFTDLRGFRDIPAAEATDLKLRFTNVIGSDELEAAPPAPDTAHSAVIRAANPVAWYRFNESVSSGLVVDSAGRGAPHDGVLRNHIAVNLGARGFLDGAGTFSAAGAILTDRIIDPNDEALVGFTVEAIIETNPGNGTANRVLVSQQDTPPYTGRQILSVDDTGTVRSNVGGGTTISSTGKVPARAWSHLVGVVDLDVNLVSWYIDGQPAGTGKPEKFFEPSQGAWVIGSAKGLDGSFWRGKIDDLIIYDRILDESEILAHRNAWWNRTTGLLHSSISSTAINAGESAQLALRVGKDITSVTIDNGVGVVATTDGNAVVSLTPGVTTTYTITLDGPNGPVTTTYTITVTGGTVPLEIVSHRIEGGSFIIHFRGAPSTTYAVRGSTDLISFGTDLGTSATDGEGNGTATITIDAGNPAEFYRIETVN